From the genome of Gracilibacillus salitolerans, one region includes:
- a CDS encoding carbohydrate ABC transporter permease encodes MNNNLINNSKTDKVLLFINKILLVVVVLIVTLPLLYVLLGSFLQPDVLLTKGLSFDPKHWTVDGYVRIFNDGSIVRGFINSILYSTGFTLVSVGFTILAGYSLSIDNLVGKKIIMLYFLFTMFFNGGMVPVYLLVKDLGLLNSPWAIILPGAITVWNIILARTFFKGLPNELKEAARIDGASDAKIFISIILPLAKPIIFVLALYSFIGQWNAYFDAMIYLEDKSLYPLQLVLRDILIQNEIEPGMIGDQLARAELQRIAEMIKYSAIVIASLPLMIMYPFFQKYFEKGVMVGSLK; translated from the coding sequence ATGAATAATAATCTCATTAATAATTCGAAAACAGACAAAGTGCTACTCTTTATTAATAAGATACTTTTGGTTGTCGTAGTGCTAATTGTTACATTACCTCTTTTGTATGTACTATTAGGTTCCTTTTTACAGCCTGATGTTCTTTTGACGAAAGGACTTTCATTCGACCCCAAACATTGGACAGTTGATGGGTATGTTCGAATTTTTAATGATGGGTCGATCGTGAGAGGATTTATAAATTCTATTTTATATTCAACTGGTTTTACTCTTGTTTCAGTTGGGTTTACTATTCTTGCGGGTTACTCATTATCTATTGATAATCTGGTAGGGAAGAAAATAATTATGCTTTATTTTCTTTTTACCATGTTCTTTAATGGGGGAATGGTTCCTGTCTATTTACTGGTAAAAGATTTAGGTTTGCTTAACAGTCCATGGGCGATTATTTTACCGGGAGCTATTACTGTTTGGAATATTATCTTGGCAAGGACATTCTTTAAAGGCTTGCCTAATGAATTGAAAGAAGCTGCGAGAATTGATGGTGCATCAGATGCTAAGATCTTCATTAGTATTATATTGCCATTAGCGAAACCTATTATTTTTGTTCTTGCACTTTACTCATTTATCGGACAGTGGAATGCCTACTTTGATGCCATGATTTACTTAGAGGATAAAAGTCTGTATCCGTTACAGTTGGTTCTACGTGACATTTTAATTCAAAACGAAATAGAGCCAGGTATGATTGGAGATCAACTGGCGAGAGCAGAATTACAAAGAATTGCAGAAATGATTAAGTATTCTGCCATTGTTATAGCAAGTTTACCATTAATGATCATGTATCCTTTCTTCCAGAAGTATTTTGAAAAAGGTGTCATGGTTGGATCATTAAAATAA
- a CDS encoding ABC transporter permease: MGQGWDTSPKSDALTKQINEGREKKKSSLEYIKKNYILYLFLLPAVILVFIFNYIPMYGVTIAFKDFSPLKGIMGSEWVGFKHFIKFLESPNFHQIFMNTIKLSTFELLIGFPVPVILALMLNQVRRANIKKNIQLVLYAPHFISVVVIAGMTFIFLSPAGPLNVLLTLVIDRPISFMSEPEYFRTIFIASGIWQSAGFASIIYVAALSNVDPQLHDAATIDGASLFQRIRHIDLQTLKPTMAVLFILAVGGIMTIGFEKAYLLQTSMNLPASEIIDTYVYKRGLQAADWSFGAAIGLFNSIISLVLLVTVNTVVKKANGETLY, encoded by the coding sequence ATGGGGCAAGGCTGGGATACTTCACCTAAGTCAGATGCACTGACCAAACAGATAAATGAAGGGAGGGAAAAGAAGAAAAGTTCATTAGAATATATCAAAAAGAATTATATTTTGTACTTGTTCTTATTACCTGCTGTTATCTTAGTTTTTATTTTTAATTATATTCCGATGTATGGTGTGACAATCGCATTTAAAGATTTTAGCCCATTAAAGGGAATTATGGGAAGCGAATGGGTAGGTTTTAAACATTTTATCAAGTTTTTGGAATCGCCAAACTTTCATCAAATCTTTATGAATACGATAAAGCTTAGTACATTCGAATTGCTGATTGGCTTCCCGGTACCTGTAATATTAGCTCTAATGTTAAATCAAGTAAGAAGAGCGAATATTAAAAAGAATATTCAGCTAGTGCTTTATGCACCACACTTTATCTCTGTGGTGGTTATTGCTGGTATGACTTTTATATTTTTATCACCTGCAGGGCCGTTAAATGTACTATTGACATTAGTAATAGATCGTCCGATTTCCTTCATGTCTGAGCCTGAGTATTTTCGAACCATTTTCATAGCATCTGGAATTTGGCAGTCTGCGGGGTTTGCATCGATTATTTACGTCGCAGCTCTATCGAATGTAGATCCACAATTACATGATGCTGCCACTATTGATGGTGCTTCATTATTTCAACGTATCAGACATATTGATTTGCAAACATTGAAACCAACGATGGCGGTGTTGTTTATTTTAGCTGTTGGAGGAATAATGACGATTGGATTTGAGAAGGCATACTTACTTCAGACTTCGATGAATTTACCTGCATCAGAAATTATTGATACCTACGTTTATAAACGAGGACTGCAAGCTGCTGATTGGTCATTTGGTGCGGCAATTGGTTTATTCAATTCTATAATTAGCCTGGTTCTGTTAGTAACAGTTAATACAGTTGTAAAAAAAGCAAATGGCGAAACCCTTTATTAG
- a CDS encoding extracellular solute-binding protein, giving the protein MYRSLLTLTSVLLGILLIAGCGNSEKASSENYELNDITFPLEEEVTLKFMTESSPMAPEDPNDKLILQRLEEETGVHIEWKNYTGESFAEKRNLAVASGELPDAIMNAGYSDYELLDLANDEAIIPVEDLIDQYMPNLQAVLEQAPEYRAMMTAPDGHIYAFPWIEELGAGKESIHSLDATGWINVEWLDELGLDMPSTTEELKEALVAFKENDMAGDGQTIPMSFIINHGGEDLSFLFSPFGEGDNWDHTVVSNDDEVIFTTAQEGYREGINYLHELYELDLMDVEAFEQDWNSYLAKGKEERYGLYFTWDKANITGQNDKYQLLPPLEGPDGRKHVARSNGMGFDRARMVITSANENLELTAKWIDQLYDPHQSVQNNWGTYGDEEKQNIFEYDESENMLRHLSLEGTAPVELREETSVGGPLAILDGYYGDVTTMPDDAAWRLEILHEELVPYMNNDNIYPKVFMTLEELDDLSTIEADLFPYVERKKAEWISNGNVDEEWEEYLTELDRLGYQEWLEIKQTAYDRNAEE; this is encoded by the coding sequence ATGTACAGAAGTTTATTAACACTAACGAGCGTGTTGCTCGGTATTTTATTAATTGCTGGATGTGGTAATAGTGAAAAAGCTTCATCAGAAAACTATGAATTAAATGATATCACGTTCCCTTTAGAGGAGGAAGTAACACTAAAATTCATGACGGAAAGTTCACCAATGGCTCCTGAAGATCCTAATGATAAATTAATTTTACAACGTTTAGAGGAAGAAACAGGAGTACACATAGAATGGAAGAATTATACTGGCGAATCCTTTGCTGAAAAAAGAAATTTAGCAGTAGCAAGCGGTGAATTACCTGATGCAATTATGAATGCAGGTTATAGTGATTATGAATTACTGGACTTAGCGAACGACGAAGCAATTATACCTGTTGAAGATTTAATTGATCAATATATGCCAAATCTGCAGGCGGTATTAGAGCAAGCACCTGAATATCGTGCTATGATGACAGCACCTGATGGTCATATTTATGCTTTTCCTTGGATTGAAGAATTAGGAGCTGGCAAGGAAAGTATCCATTCACTAGATGCGACAGGTTGGATTAATGTTGAATGGTTAGATGAGCTTGGTTTAGATATGCCTTCAACAACTGAAGAACTCAAAGAGGCCCTAGTTGCATTTAAAGAAAATGATATGGCTGGCGATGGCCAAACCATTCCAATGTCATTTATTATCAACCATGGTGGGGAAGATCTTTCATTTTTATTTTCTCCATTTGGTGAGGGCGATAACTGGGATCATACTGTTGTAAGTAACGATGATGAGGTTATATTTACTACTGCACAAGAAGGATACAGGGAAGGAATTAATTATCTACATGAATTATATGAATTAGACTTAATGGATGTAGAAGCTTTTGAGCAAGATTGGAATTCGTATCTAGCTAAGGGTAAAGAAGAAAGATATGGTTTGTATTTTACTTGGGATAAGGCGAATATCACTGGTCAGAACGATAAATATCAATTGTTGCCGCCGTTAGAAGGTCCTGATGGGCGTAAACATGTTGCTCGTTCGAATGGAATGGGCTTTGATCGGGCCCGAATGGTCATTACTAGTGCAAATGAAAATCTAGAATTAACGGCGAAATGGATTGATCAACTATATGATCCTCATCAGTCTGTGCAAAATAACTGGGGGACATATGGTGATGAAGAAAAGCAAAATATCTTTGAATATGATGAAAGCGAAAACATGCTAAGACACTTATCTCTAGAAGGAACTGCGCCAGTAGAATTGCGTGAAGAAACTTCGGTTGGTGGACCATTAGCGATTCTAGATGGATATTATGGTGATGTAACAACAATGCCGGATGATGCAGCGTGGAGATTAGAAATACTTCATGAAGAGTTGGTTCCATATATGAATAATGACAATATTTATCCAAAAGTATTTATGACATTAGAAGAATTAGATGACCTTTCTACCATTGAAGCAGATTTATTTCCTTATGTAGAAAGGAAAAAGGCGGAATGGATCTCAAATGGCAATGTTGATGAGGAATGGGAAGAGTATCTGACAGAATTAGACCGTCTTGGTTATCAAGAATGGTTAGAAATTAAACAAACAGCCTATGATAGAAATGCGGAGGAGTAA
- a CDS encoding YesL family protein — translation MLEKRWYIRLGNLGFNLILLNILWITFSLLGLIVFGFFPSTVALFAVIRKFILEDEDIPVLPEFIKQFKNEFMKSNLMGYSVTFIGVFLFLDFKIVQQISNDYLQMMMFNLILVIGIFYAISILYIFPLYVHFDFKLIQYFRYACILTIARPFHTIMLIAFLGAILFIYMYIPALILLFGISLFCFVVMKIAALSFPRKQGLKESY, via the coding sequence ATGCTGGAAAAAAGGTGGTATATACGACTGGGGAATTTAGGATTTAATTTAATTTTACTAAATATATTATGGATTACGTTCTCTTTATTAGGCCTCATTGTGTTCGGTTTCTTCCCGTCGACAGTAGCATTATTTGCTGTTATCAGAAAATTTATATTAGAAGATGAGGACATACCAGTTTTACCAGAGTTTATAAAACAGTTCAAAAACGAATTTATGAAATCAAACCTGATGGGATACAGTGTTACTTTCATAGGAGTATTTTTATTTTTAGATTTTAAAATTGTCCAACAAATAAGCAACGATTATTTGCAAATGATGATGTTTAATTTGATTTTGGTCATAGGGATATTCTATGCGATTAGTATATTGTATATTTTTCCGTTGTATGTTCATTTCGATTTTAAGTTAATACAGTATTTTCGATATGCATGCATACTGACAATAGCTCGACCCTTTCACACTATTATGTTGATCGCTTTTCTAGGCGCTATATTATTTATATATATGTATATCCCGGCGTTAATTCTCCTTTTTGGAATCAGTTTGTTTTGCTTTGTCGTAATGAAAATAGCGGCATTATCTTTTCCGAGAAAGCAAGGACTTAAAGAGTCATATTAA
- a CDS encoding cache domain-containing sensor histidine kinase: MFFSLRNKLFLVFSCLLTIPFLVLSLVIPSLFTIYIKDQTQELTVEMMDQFSLYIDSITKQAEDVGQQVLVNPITQEWLQLETKQKGDDTLTTARLLVRNELNALLSSMMVNNSNNISVSIFTHDGEGIWGDYADLENNTWYSEFENHNKTYTRSHIDPNQQSAVMRDLHINSHLIPLVDMNSFGDSGVIKVNFSTELIENALDKIKIGEQGNTFIVNEQGANVLTGEIKTPQEIVTDSLEEMKDRQNEQGLLEIEGDNEKYLLFYQHLSVGDWILMSEVTEADLFAHPYQIQKSMLLLSFGVFLITIIASFVFSSSITNPLRELTKAMNYLEKGDFNSAKQIMPTIKSENNEVRYVLRVFAHTLEQLKSLIDNEYKANIRRRNAEYKALLLQINPHFLNNTLEIMGGLAAQGKNKDVMNVSVYLGKMLRYSLDTKSNTVTLGEEIQYIRNYATILQLRYEDALHISIDEDPESKNLPIIKFIIQPLVENAVKYSFIAKNHAKVYIKTSYQSNHLTIVIEDDGIGMSEEVIYHLIDNDDNKTKSSTLESSGNSIGLKNVLDRLQLYYEEQFSYQIDSEINKGTRITLGINYEGREMNEESHNR; this comes from the coding sequence ATGTTTTTTTCATTGCGAAATAAGCTATTTCTAGTGTTTTCTTGTTTATTAACCATCCCGTTTCTTGTTTTGTCTTTAGTTATTCCTAGTTTATTTACTATTTATATTAAAGATCAAACGCAAGAATTAACGGTTGAGATGATGGACCAATTTTCACTTTATATTGATTCTATTACCAAGCAGGCTGAAGATGTAGGACAACAAGTGTTGGTTAACCCGATAACGCAGGAATGGTTACAATTAGAAACAAAACAAAAAGGTGATGATACACTGACCACTGCTCGATTATTAGTAAGAAATGAATTAAACGCTTTACTAAGTTCGATGATGGTCAATAACTCTAATAATATTTCAGTTTCCATCTTTACACATGACGGGGAAGGGATTTGGGGAGATTATGCTGATTTAGAAAATAACACTTGGTATAGCGAGTTTGAGAATCATAATAAAACATATACACGTTCACATATAGACCCGAATCAACAGTCGGCTGTAATGCGAGATTTACATATTAATAGTCATCTTATCCCTTTAGTTGATATGAATTCCTTTGGTGATAGCGGTGTTATTAAGGTTAATTTTTCTACAGAATTGATTGAAAATGCATTAGATAAAATAAAGATTGGTGAGCAGGGAAATACTTTTATCGTCAACGAACAGGGGGCAAATGTATTAACAGGGGAGATAAAAACACCTCAAGAGATTGTTACTGATTCTTTAGAAGAGATGAAAGACAGGCAAAACGAACAAGGATTGTTAGAAATAGAAGGTGATAATGAAAAATATTTATTATTTTATCAACACTTATCAGTAGGTGATTGGATTTTAATGAGTGAAGTTACTGAAGCGGATTTGTTTGCCCATCCCTATCAAATTCAGAAAAGTATGCTTTTACTGAGTTTTGGAGTGTTTTTAATTACCATTATTGCTTCATTTGTATTTTCATCTTCTATTACTAATCCACTTCGAGAGCTAACTAAAGCAATGAATTACCTGGAGAAGGGGGATTTTAATAGTGCCAAGCAGATTATGCCAACAATAAAATCAGAAAATAATGAAGTACGTTATGTTTTACGTGTGTTTGCTCATACGCTCGAACAGTTAAAGAGTTTAATTGATAATGAATATAAAGCTAATATTCGTCGGCGTAATGCAGAGTATAAAGCATTACTGTTGCAAATAAATCCCCATTTTTTAAATAATACCTTGGAAATTATGGGGGGATTGGCAGCTCAAGGTAAGAATAAAGATGTGATGAATGTTAGTGTTTATTTAGGGAAAATGTTGCGATATTCTTTGGATACAAAGTCTAATACTGTCACACTTGGTGAGGAGATTCAGTATATTCGTAACTATGCAACTATTTTACAACTTCGATACGAAGATGCGCTCCATATATCTATTGATGAAGATCCGGAATCTAAAAATCTTCCAATTATTAAATTTATTATTCAACCACTAGTTGAAAATGCAGTAAAGTATAGCTTCATTGCCAAAAACCATGCAAAAGTGTATATAAAAACGAGTTATCAATCAAATCATCTCACAATCGTTATAGAAGATGATGGGATAGGAATGTCCGAGGAAGTTATTTATCATTTGATAGATAATGATGATAACAAAACTAAATCAAGTACATTGGAAAGTAGCGGAAATAGTATTGGCCTTAAAAATGTCTTGGATCGCTTACAGTTATATTACGAAGAACAATTCTCTTATCAGATAGACTCAGAAATAAATAAAGGGACAAGAATTACATTAGGTATAAACTATGAGGGAAGGGAAATGAATGAGGAAAGTCATAATCGTTGA
- a CDS encoding ABC transporter substrate-binding protein, with amino-acid sequence MKKIVYILVFILLISIVTCYLLMVVKPLTSDRGRHSAEEVMNEEDKVHLTFWRNFGNSAENEAYNELISDFETAHPNININMEEIEYSNYEVKLRTEIVTGTGPDIMAIDSPNLALYANSGILLSLDPFVEEDVDIKGDFPESTIEGLTYQNEIYLMPIVESSIALYYNRHIFEEAGVPFPEKSPVKPMTWEETLEIAKAVQNKEQGVYGIDPAQGFGNGESPAYFKLPLLWQFGASVLSPDGSTVSGYLDSEEALAALQFYQDLYHKEGVAALELPDKAFETNQLAMTVLGSWALTDLEKNGFILGEDFGVAPLPKADKQVVPNGSWALGISSKTEHPEEAWKFIRYVTSYEGMKKYVTITGDIPARYSVAEALPVFDEYPYNIFLHQAYYYSRNRPVTPAYPDISTAVKELFEDIGIANKDVGSSVDEAVETINKRLKEIE; translated from the coding sequence ATGAAAAAAATAGTTTATATCTTAGTCTTCATTTTATTAATTAGTATTGTCACTTGTTATTTATTAATGGTAGTAAAACCACTAACATCTGATCGTGGTCGTCATAGTGCTGAAGAGGTGATGAATGAGGAAGACAAGGTACACCTGACATTCTGGCGTAATTTTGGTAATTCTGCTGAAAATGAAGCATACAACGAGTTGATTAGTGACTTTGAAACTGCGCATCCTAACATAAATATTAATATGGAAGAAATAGAATATAGTAACTATGAAGTGAAATTGCGTACGGAAATCGTTACTGGAACTGGACCAGATATTATGGCTATCGACAGTCCTAATTTAGCATTGTACGCTAATTCAGGAATTTTGCTATCATTAGATCCTTTTGTGGAAGAAGATGTAGATATAAAGGGAGACTTTCCAGAATCAACCATAGAGGGTTTAACGTATCAAAATGAAATCTACTTAATGCCAATCGTAGAATCTAGTATTGCATTATACTATAATAGGCATATTTTTGAAGAGGCTGGTGTACCTTTTCCAGAGAAAAGTCCTGTAAAGCCTATGACTTGGGAAGAGACTCTTGAAATAGCTAAAGCTGTACAAAACAAAGAGCAAGGTGTGTATGGGATTGATCCAGCTCAAGGTTTCGGTAATGGGGAATCTCCAGCTTATTTTAAGTTACCCTTACTATGGCAGTTCGGTGCTAGTGTATTAAGCCCTGATGGCTCCACAGTAAGTGGTTATCTGGATTCAGAAGAAGCTCTTGCTGCTCTTCAGTTTTACCAAGACTTGTATCATAAAGAAGGAGTCGCAGCACTTGAGTTACCAGATAAAGCTTTCGAAACCAATCAACTGGCAATGACAGTTCTTGGTTCATGGGCATTAACCGATTTGGAAAAAAACGGCTTCATATTAGGAGAAGATTTTGGAGTTGCGCCGCTCCCGAAAGCAGATAAACAGGTAGTTCCAAATGGAAGTTGGGCGTTAGGTATTTCCTCTAAAACAGAACACCCTGAAGAAGCTTGGAAGTTTATTCGTTATGTCACAAGCTATGAAGGAATGAAAAAGTATGTAACCATAACCGGAGATATTCCAGCAAGATATTCGGTTGCAGAGGCTTTGCCAGTATTTGATGAATATCCTTACAATATATTTTTGCATCAAGCATATTATTATTCAAGAAATCGTCCTGTAACCCCTGCTTATCCTGATATCAGCACTGCAGTAAAGGAATTATTTGAGGATATTGGTATTGCTAACAAAGATGTTGGGTCTTCTGTTGATGAAGCAGTTGAAACAATTAATAAACGTTTAAAAGAAATAGAGTAA
- a CDS encoding response regulator transcription factor, with product MRKVIIVDDEAQVRKGLHWKVDWEEEGFQIVAEAPNGKEALALIAENRIDLVLTDVRMPIMGGIELAKQCQENYRNTKVIVLSGYSDFEYVKNSMKEGVRDYLLKPVDPDELQEVLKRMRQEIENDKSKQLELERVQRLVRTQLQEVQEQYLLYLVKEEWLQHSIVKERLKQLKLHSLLQENVKVQFITVEVRDLIEHSNRVKQLQMTFQMLCKEIAEKQSGVLSFYDPNYTNMIHFLRLVDDSNNPSYLVKSVQHNVKVLLKLEAVIGIGNIVTGITEFKMGYISSLLSWSQSQLGTHSQVIDETVKKEGIADFSPELEKRITNAIEQTNLERFKSELELLLGETNKQSVLSFSIMSNRILFSLSAIAKKYDMETTQTQRFIWESQQAIWELNSQKRVMDHLVQLARIIIERVSNTRITDGKLIVDGVKRYLDQHYGNDVSLTALSELFHINSAYLSEIFKLQVGQNFSEYLVERRMKEAKKFLKDRHLKIIDVANLVGFSSSAYFSTVFKKHVGQTPAEYRKSLTVFSDFE from the coding sequence ATGAGGAAAGTCATAATCGTTGATGATGAAGCGCAAGTACGTAAAGGACTACATTGGAAGGTTGACTGGGAAGAGGAAGGCTTTCAAATCGTAGCAGAAGCACCAAATGGCAAGGAGGCACTCGCATTAATTGCTGAGAATAGAATTGATCTGGTACTGACTGATGTTAGAATGCCGATAATGGGCGGAATTGAATTAGCAAAGCAGTGTCAGGAAAATTATCGAAATACGAAAGTTATCGTATTATCAGGTTATTCAGATTTCGAGTATGTGAAGAATTCAATGAAAGAAGGGGTGAGAGATTATTTATTAAAACCAGTAGATCCAGACGAATTACAAGAAGTATTAAAGCGAATGAGACAAGAAATAGAAAATGACAAGAGTAAACAATTAGAATTAGAGAGAGTGCAAAGACTTGTCCGTACCCAACTACAGGAAGTGCAAGAGCAATATTTACTTTACTTAGTGAAAGAAGAATGGCTGCAGCATAGTATTGTCAAAGAAAGGTTAAAACAATTAAAATTACACAGTCTTCTGCAGGAAAACGTAAAGGTTCAGTTTATCACAGTGGAGGTACGGGATCTAATCGAGCATTCTAATCGAGTTAAACAATTACAGATGACTTTTCAAATGTTATGTAAAGAAATTGCCGAAAAACAATCTGGTGTCTTATCTTTTTATGATCCCAATTATACGAATATGATCCATTTTTTAAGATTGGTAGATGACTCAAACAACCCGTCTTATTTAGTTAAGTCAGTTCAGCATAATGTGAAAGTTTTACTTAAATTAGAAGCGGTGATTGGCATCGGTAATATTGTGACGGGAATAACCGAATTTAAAATGGGGTATATTTCTAGTTTACTGTCTTGGAGTCAAAGTCAATTAGGAACTCATTCGCAAGTTATTGATGAAACAGTGAAAAAAGAAGGAATTGCCGATTTTTCACCAGAGTTAGAAAAAAGAATAACGAATGCAATTGAACAAACCAATTTGGAACGGTTTAAGTCAGAACTTGAATTGTTGCTTGGCGAAACGAATAAGCAATCTGTGTTATCTTTCTCCATCATGTCAAACAGAATATTATTTTCTTTAAGCGCAATTGCTAAAAAATATGATATGGAAACGACCCAAACACAAAGATTTATTTGGGAAAGCCAACAAGCAATTTGGGAACTTAATTCCCAAAAGAGAGTGATGGATCACCTTGTTCAACTTGCACGTATAATCATTGAACGAGTAAGTAATACCCGTATAACCGATGGGAAATTAATTGTTGATGGTGTTAAACGCTACCTAGATCAGCATTATGGAAATGATGTTTCTTTAACCGCCTTATCGGAATTATTTCATATTAATAGTGCTTATTTATCAGAAATTTTCAAGCTTCAAGTTGGTCAAAACTTTAGTGAATATCTTGTTGAAAGACGAATGAAAGAAGCAAAAAAATTTCTAAAAGACCGACATTTAAAGATTATTGATGTTGCTAATTTAGTCGGTTTTTCTAGTTCCGCTTATTTCAGTACAGTTTTTAAGAAACATGTCGGTCAAACACCAGCAGAATACCGTAAGTCTCTAACAGTATTTTCTGATTTTGAATAA
- a CDS encoding glycoside hydrolase family 32 protein — MSLCQVQKYRPHLHFSPQENWMNDPNGLIYFKGEYHLFFQYNPNDSKWGPMHWGHAVSKDLIKWTELPIALYPDENGTIFSGSAVVDWNNTTGFFPDEPGLVAIFTHHLENEVYIPPKQSQSLAYSYDNGRTWVKYQHNPVLEHDSNVDFRDPKVFWHHSSNKWMMVLATGQTISIYSSPNLIDWCFESEFGDNFGSHDGVWECPDLFELQVENSEESKWVLFVSIGDNPKFEKGSRTQYFVGTFNGSVFQAEHEDEKWLDYGKDNYAGVSFSDIPVEDGRRIYLGWMSNWRYANEVPTQGWRSQMTLPRELGIRKVKDSYSVIQQPVQELDVYFTRKEVINNKLIDKELRYDFDESYGMITLNIENMDATKYGVDIHHTQSNVTSIIIDTQKQLLILDRKNSGMNSFSDNFSMPQEIKLFDTQKIKLNLVIDSSSIEIFGNEGEFALTSLVYPDKACEEISLHALDGEMKVEEGYLLKPRT, encoded by the coding sequence ATGTCACTATGTCAAGTGCAAAAATATCGACCACACTTACATTTTTCACCACAAGAGAATTGGATGAATGATCCAAACGGTTTAATTTACTTTAAAGGAGAATACCATCTTTTTTTTCAATACAATCCAAATGACAGCAAATGGGGTCCCATGCATTGGGGCCATGCTGTCAGTAAAGATCTGATTAAGTGGACAGAGTTACCTATTGCCTTATATCCCGATGAAAATGGCACCATTTTTTCAGGGAGTGCTGTAGTTGATTGGAATAATACCACAGGTTTCTTTCCTGATGAACCGGGGCTTGTCGCGATTTTTACTCATCATTTAGAGAACGAAGTATACATCCCACCAAAACAATCACAAAGTTTAGCTTATAGTTATGATAATGGACGGACATGGGTAAAGTATCAACATAATCCTGTGTTAGAACATGACTCAAATGTTGATTTCAGAGATCCAAAAGTATTTTGGCATCACTCCTCTAACAAATGGATGATGGTGTTGGCGACTGGTCAAACTATATCTATTTATTCATCTCCTAATTTAATAGATTGGTGTTTTGAAAGTGAGTTTGGAGATAACTTTGGATCTCATGACGGGGTTTGGGAGTGTCCGGACTTATTTGAATTACAGGTAGAAAATAGCGAAGAATCTAAGTGGGTACTTTTTGTAAGTATAGGAGATAATCCTAAATTCGAAAAAGGTTCACGTACTCAATATTTTGTAGGTACATTTAATGGTTCTGTATTTCAGGCTGAACATGAGGATGAAAAATGGTTAGATTACGGGAAAGACAATTATGCAGGTGTAAGCTTTTCTGATATACCAGTAGAAGATGGTAGACGTATTTATTTAGGGTGGATGAGTAACTGGCGTTATGCTAATGAGGTACCAACTCAAGGTTGGAGAAGTCAAATGACATTACCTAGGGAACTAGGGATTCGTAAAGTCAAGGATTCCTATTCCGTGATACAGCAACCTGTACAAGAATTAGATGTTTATTTTACAAGAAAAGAAGTAATCAATAACAAATTGATAGATAAGGAACTACGATATGATTTTGATGAATCGTATGGGATGATAACGCTAAATATCGAAAATATGGATGCGACAAAATATGGAGTGGATATTCATCATACACAATCGAATGTAACATCCATAATAATTGATACACAAAAACAATTATTAATATTGGATCGTAAAAATTCAGGCATGAATTCTTTTTCAGATAATTTCTCAATGCCACAAGAAATAAAATTATTTGATACACAAAAGATTAAACTAAACTTGGTTATTGATTCTTCTTCTATAGAAATATTTGGAAATGAAGGAGAGTTTGCTTTAACAAGCCTAGTATATCCGGATAAAGCATGTGAAGAAATTTCGCTTCATGCTTTAGATGGTGAGATGAAGGTTGAAGAGGGATATCTTTTAAAGCCTAGAACTTAA